In the genome of Phycisphaerae bacterium, one region contains:
- a CDS encoding tetratricopeptide repeat protein yields the protein MLLVRRDLNPSTQVLVAQTLEQLGHALYVQGRYEAAHDAWQECVALRQGISTEHWLTYRAGGLLRQSITALGRFEQAERLLPDSYTALLAQRDVIPQVGGGICLNDARDRLVVLYEAWGKSDAAARWKSTGESAGH from the coding sequence TTGCTCCTGGTACGTCGAGATCTGAATCCGTCGACTCAGGTTCTGGTAGCGCAGACGCTTGAGCAACTGGGGCATGCCCTTTACGTGCAAGGGAGGTACGAGGCGGCGCACGACGCCTGGCAGGAATGCGTGGCCTTACGACAGGGAATATCCACCGAGCACTGGCTAACGTATCGGGCAGGAGGCCTCTTGAGGCAATCCATAACGGCGCTCGGCCGTTTCGAGCAAGCGGAGCGCCTGCTACCGGATAGCTACACGGCTCTCCTCGCGCAACGCGATGTCATTCCGCAGGTCGGCGGAGGCATTTGCCTGAACGACGCACGCGATCGACTTGTGGTACTCTACGAGGCTTGGGGAAAGTCAGACGCCGCCGCCCGTTGGAAATCCACGGGCGAATCGGCCGGTCATTGA
- a CDS encoding transposase — MSALARYYLWRARGISKPRGNLKNRIKEQQLMLFADRASCHSFVANQLRLLLSSAACALVKTPRRTALASWCTIRNRQSRSTREKRGRCVRARSRARPQRIGPFHSTSQEIWRLTALEGESTLAAERKGTRAACSMPDCTASVLILFLEAPGDRRIGLVSPSFLDYRHRGLYFLRLAKEHDHLGFIARLLIASHLEALIPERFLIKLGELLDRGRHSDAQLEYFAAVRRGHVGAVLHLGAAYDRKREAVRNIAVANTDRPLVRLNPGRVSFRLDGGLALVRLYGDLLSLDLDRSSARLHGRLLLRPAASHDGQEHEYE, encoded by the coding sequence GTGAGCGCCCTTGCGCGTTATTACCTATGGAGGGCCCGTGGCATATCCAAGCCGCGCGGGAACCTGAAGAACCGCATCAAGGAGCAGCAGCTTATGCTCTTCGCCGATCGGGCCAGTTGCCACTCTTTTGTGGCCAACCAGTTGCGGCTGTTGCTCAGCAGCGCGGCCTGCGCGCTGGTGAAGACCCCGCGACGTACCGCCCTTGCGTCGTGGTGCACCATCCGTAACCGACAATCAAGATCAACCAGGGAAAAAAGGGGGCGGTGTGTCCGGGCTCGCTCACGGGCCCGACCGCAGCGAATCGGCCCGTTTCACTCGACGTCTCAAGAAATATGGCGGTTAACTGCTCTCGAAGGCGAGTCCACGCTTGCCGCGGAAAGGAAGGGCACCAGAGCAGCGTGCTCCATGCCGGATTGTACTGCGTCCGTGCTAATCCTGTTTCTTGAGGCTCCAGGAGATCGTCGCATTGGGTTGGTCAGCCCCAGCTTCTTGGATTACCGTCACCGTGGCTTGTACTTTCTCCGACTCGCCAAAGAGCATGACCATCTGGGCTTCATCGCTCGTCTGCTCATTGCGAGTCACCTTGAGGCCCTTATCCCTGAACGCTTTCTCATAAAACTCGGCGAGCTGCTTGACAGGGGTCGGCACAGCGATGCTCAACTGGAATACTTCGCCGCCGTCCGGCGAGGTCATGTGGGCGCCGTGCTCCACCTTGGCGCCGCTTATGACCGGAAGCGGGAAGCCGTCCGGAACATCGCTGTCGCCAACACTGATCGTCCCCTCGTCCGTTTGAATCCGGGTCGAGTTTCCTTTCGACTCGATGGTGGCCTTGCCCTTGTCCGTTTGTATGGTGACCTTCTCTCCCTCGACCTTGACCGTTCCTCCGCGCGTCTTCACGGTCGTCTTCTCCTCCGACCTGCCGCATCCCACGACGGACAGGAACATGAGTACGAGTAG
- the ltrA gene encoding group II intron reverse transcriptase/maturase → MTTELRKVVDRAQADHHVRFTSLAHLLTLEFLAETWALVNKRGAHGVDGETVKEFEENLKARLEDLHQRLKAGRYRAPAVRRVHIPKGPGKTRPLGIPTVEDRLVQAAVARILSAVFEPVFCDCSFGYRPGCSAHDALRRLRSHLIGGKVMHVYEADIRSYFDRVNHEWLRRMLAQRIADPVIMRLINKWLRAGVMEDGVTIRQEGGVPQGGPISPILANVYLHYALDLWFERRFKKHCRGQACLVRFADDFVATFQYGSDADRFGAELRARMEMFGLELSPEKTRRLLFGRFARERLAAQGKRPDTFDFLGFKHVCGVDRQGRFAVIRLPSQKSCRRFLDRVRQWLRAHNHWKVRDQQKRLSQMLRGYYQYFALPHCGAKLFAVYSTVTRQWRRTLLRRSQRSRAHWSYLRKQAWFRLPTPVSLHPTV, encoded by the coding sequence ATGACAACGGAACTGAGGAAGGTAGTCGATAGGGCCCAAGCCGATCATCATGTGCGTTTCACGTCCCTGGCTCACCTGCTGACCCTGGAATTCCTCGCGGAGACCTGGGCGCTGGTGAACAAGCGCGGGGCGCACGGCGTTGACGGCGAGACCGTCAAGGAGTTCGAGGAGAACCTGAAGGCGCGGCTGGAAGACCTCCACCAACGTCTGAAGGCAGGAAGGTATCGAGCGCCGGCAGTCCGCCGCGTGCATATCCCCAAAGGCCCGGGTAAGACTCGGCCGCTGGGGATTCCGACCGTGGAGGACCGGCTGGTACAAGCCGCCGTCGCTCGCATCTTGAGCGCGGTCTTCGAGCCGGTGTTTTGTGATTGCTCGTTTGGATATCGACCCGGTTGCAGCGCGCACGATGCACTGCGCCGCCTGAGAAGTCATCTCATTGGTGGCAAGGTCATGCACGTGTACGAGGCAGACATCCGCTCGTATTTCGATCGAGTAAATCACGAATGGCTGCGCCGGATGCTGGCCCAGCGGATCGCCGACCCTGTCATCATGCGCCTGATCAACAAATGGTTGCGCGCGGGTGTGATGGAAGACGGCGTGACGATACGCCAGGAAGGGGGAGTCCCTCAGGGGGGTCCCATCAGTCCCATCTTGGCCAATGTTTACTTGCACTACGCGCTGGACCTCTGGTTCGAGCGTCGGTTCAAGAAACACTGCCGGGGACAGGCCTGTCTGGTGCGGTTTGCGGACGATTTCGTAGCGACTTTTCAATACGGATCGGATGCGGACAGGTTTGGCGCAGAACTGCGTGCTCGCATGGAGATGTTCGGTTTGGAACTCTCTCCGGAGAAGACGCGGCGTCTCCTGTTCGGGCGCTTCGCCAGAGAGCGGCTTGCCGCTCAAGGCAAGCGACCCGACACCTTCGACTTCCTCGGGTTCAAACACGTGTGCGGCGTGGATCGCCAGGGACGATTCGCGGTCATCCGGCTGCCCAGTCAGAAGAGTTGCCGGAGATTCCTCGACCGGGTTCGCCAATGGCTACGCGCCCACAACCATTGGAAGGTGCGAGACCAGCAGAAGCGGTTGAGTCAGATGCTACGCGGCTACTACCAGTACTTCGCGCTGCCGCACTGCGGTGCCAAGCTGTTTGCCGTCTACTCGACAGTTACGCGTCAGTGGCGACGAACGCTACTTCGTCGCAGTCAACGCAGCAGGGCACACTGGAGCTACTTGCGTAAGCAGGCATGGTTCAGACTGCCGACGCCGGTGAGCCTTCACCCGACGGTCTGA
- the tnpB gene encoding IS66 family insertion sequence element accessory protein TnpB has protein sequence MVQTADAGEPSPDGLTGPSGGCVLKSPLREICTAGSVGGLGGRPPRSTRHRLAEQSQQVTRRDPQSGHLFVFRSRRGDRLKALYWDKDGYVLVYKRLEEGTFKLPKLAADQESVELKASELAMLLDGIDLSSVKRVKRYKRACANA, from the coding sequence ATGGTTCAGACTGCCGACGCCGGTGAGCCTTCACCCGACGGTCTGACGGGGCCTTCAGGCGGATGCGTCCTGAAGAGCCCGTTGCGGGAAATCTGCACGGCGGGTTCTGTGGGGGGCCTGGGTGGGCGACCACCCAGGTCTACCCGACATCGCCTGGCCGAGCAGTCGCAGCAGGTCACACGCCGGGATCCGCAGTCCGGGCATCTCTTCGTTTTCCGCTCACGCCGTGGTGACAGACTGAAGGCACTCTATTGGGACAAGGACGGATACGTTCTGGTGTACAAGCGTTTGGAAGAAGGCACATTCAAACTTCCCAAGCTCGCCGCGGATCAGGAATCGGTCGAATTAAAAGCCAGCGAACTGGCCATGCTGCTCGACGGCATCGACCTGTCGAGCGTCAAGCGCGTGAAGCGTTACAAGCGTGCATGCGCTAACGCGTAG